The segment TTCCCATTACAAGGATTTGGAGAAGACCTCAGAAAGCCTGGATGATATTGCAGTGAAGAGCAAGTCCACTGAAACCAGACTGTCtagattcaaatcctagctcttcTACTATATTGtctgtgtgaccctaggcaaaTCAAttaatctctctatgcctcaaCTCAGTCATCTATAAAGTGAAGGTGGCTATATTGTAcctctttttatttacttttttgtcatTTACAAAATTTAATATAGGTAAAGGTTTAGAACAGTAACTGGCATATATAAAGTGCTGAATAAATGATAATTGTGATTTATTATCACAGCTGGTTAAATCACAGGGAAAGGAATAAGAGATAAAGCTGGGAAAGCAGACAGGAGACAAATCATGTAGGGTCTTACATTCCACGCTAAGGAACTCGTTCTTCATTTTTGAGgtcaagggtcagcaaactatgggtGACCCACTGGCCAAATTCAGCCTACCACCTGCTTTTAAAAAAGTcccaataaagttttattggaacacaactaTACTCACTAATTTGGATATTGTCTATGACTACTTTCATGCTATAATGGCATAGTTTAGTTGCTGTGACATACCTTATGGCCcccaaagtaaaaaatatttactattaggctttttacagaaaaaaattttcaatccCAGCTACAGATGGAAGGGAATGGCATGCAGAGGAAAGACTAAGTTCTATGGAATAAAAATCTGCAGGCTGAGTTACATGGTCATTCCACAGGTCAAGATTAAATTCGATGAAGTTCATAAAGCTAGATTTCATAGCCCCTAAAAAGGAAGAGTTTGGTGAATACAAAGGGTAGAAAAAAGCTTTCAAACTTGTAGTCTACAACCCATGTCCAGTCTAgagatgaattttatttattccatattgtttagacattttaaatttgttgtcAATACTTAAAATAGAGAGATATCACTAATAAAACCTGAATTActggcttcttttaaaaaatcggAAGATCTGGCAAACGTTTGTTTGCTTATGGGCTTGAACGGCAGAAGCTTCTTTAGCTCCAAGGCAACTACTATATTTACATGAGGCATGTGCCTTCCAATATGTCACATCTTCTACTTCCTATTGTATTGAGTGGGTGAGTTTCACTGATGTCACAAGTGAGTCCTCTAGGACTCAAGAGCGCCACATTCTGCCACTTATGGACCCGAGGGCAGAAAGTATGGGAGAAGGAGCAGTTTTCTTTCAAAACAGATAGAAACAGTGGCCTTGAGGGAGACCCAGACTTCTGTTAAGAACCTGTGAGGGACGAGTATCACATGAAGAAGCTGAGGTATGAtatcaatttatttataaaagagtGGAGGTTTAccatgacagaaaagaaaaatgtttaggAGCAATGGCATGAACAGTCGAGAGAGAGCATGCCCGCAGCAGAATAAAGATACCCGAATAAACAAGGACTGGTAATCAGAAATGTTGCCTTGTGGTTGATGTATGAGGCTGACTAGGATGAGAGCCAGAGGGAAGTGACTGGCTTCCAGGACCCACCTCTCCAATAGAGTTGCCATGGTGGTAGAACCAGGTTTGGATAGGCTAGGGTTAGTGTCGGTTTAAATTTTGTCTTCACAGATGCTGCCTACAAGTCTGTTCAAGTTAATTAGAACTGTCCTTAGGCTAAATCAGGGTTGTGGTGTTGGTCTCTGTCAGGAGAGCCCCAGGGAGAAGTGCACAATTGGTTCCGTTAAACAACGTCTGCAGTGGCTTGGAACTCTAAGGTCATATATTTCTAATATCTTTagaaacagaggaggaaaaagtcATCTGAGACTACAACTGCCTTAAAAGGAAGCTGTAATCTCAGaattcttctcttattttctgctTCATAAGGAATGCATCCCCCTTTTGTTCACAGAGCACCTTAATGGGCTTTGTATATGGAAAAGCATTGTCCCCAAGTACCTGGGAATGAAGGTTTTTTCCCCCCTGCATGTTgatccttcctctatttttcttttaatttttccttgatTTTATGCCCTTTATTTCAGGAGTAACttatctattaaaaaagaaaataaggaatataGTGAAAGGGAAAATGTCATTAAAACCCTCAGCCTTTTCAGTATCTAGTATTATCTTTTTCCCTGCAATAAAGAGAAACATTTCTTTGGTCTTATAATGGAATGTTCACAACTATTATTCAGTGTTTATCCTAGAAAATCCCATCaagttatatttttattccattaacTGTCAGGAATAGCCATGAGGGAATGCCAACTCTCAGACAATCCACCCAGACACTGAAGAAGACAAAtcaaccttgaaaaagaagaaaacgtgAAGGCTTTGAACAACTTGATAGGCAAAATCCTTACAATACAAGCTTgagatgaaaagacattttaatgtctgcattcttggctgaagatgattctttattcaaaatgaaatatggtacacttcagaaagaaaactgaagctgcACAGGGCGCAGATACCAAGAGTGATGAAGTTTGGtgaataaattcatttaaatttcttctctaaGGAATTATCAATGGGGTTGGGAATGGAGAGGGAACAGGCAGTATTCAAAGAAATGgttataaaaagataaaaattaaaacaatcgTAACCCTTTCTTATTAaaagaaagattataaaatattgcATATAGTGATATTTCTTTTCTATGCAAAGATTCATTGTGATCTACACCCTGGGAGAAAAGTCTACTTGGAAATAGATAAGTAAGAATTATGGAGGACTTTTCAGAAGTTGTGCACAAGACTCTCTTTAGTGTTTTATAAAGCTGATTTCCCACAAAGTTTTAAGCAAAGATGAGACAGGAAATCCAAGTCCCTAATGACCTCTCTTTTGACCCACAAatacaagaagaagagaaaacacaaattgctgCTCAAAGTTAAATCATAAGAGCTCAAATTTCTGTTACAATTAGAAGTTCTTTActtaatggaaaaaaagaaagctggaggtcaTATTTAATCTTCTTCAAGCCTAAGGAGCCTAGGGATATAGAGATtggtgtttttcttgttttctttcttcttttttttttaaacgaccTAAAGACTcgtgatcttttaaaataataatgtatatgtctctcctcattcttttctagGCATAGAAAAAATGCCCAACTGGTAAAGAGTTGATGcaattcttcctttcttcatatGTTTGAGGAAAGAAATCTTCCTCATGATACAAAATGTATCTATGTCATGCAggtcaaattaaaaattatgtatgttCTGTGTGTGCTACTGTCCTCTTAAATATGAGAAATTCAAGAGATCAAAACCACCACTTATTTTCTCCACTAGACACAGAGGTCAAGATCCAATGGTGTGTCACAATCTGTTGTGAGCTCCGTTGCAAGTAATTTGTTACTATTAATAGTTCAAAGTTTGCAAATGATTTACTTTGGTTCGTAAGTTAGAGAGAAGTCAAGGTTATCTTGAAGGGGCACTGGCACTCAGCTGCATTCTGATCTCCCCTGcgcaggagagaaggggaggatgCTAGTGAGCCCATGTCACCCACTGTTCTCTTCAGAGGTAAAAAGACTGCAACCACTTCATCAGACTGAGGGCAGAGAGCAAAATACCCCACAGATATTGAAAGCAAGGAGCGATCTGAAAATTAAACTAGGAAATCAGTGCAAGATCGTGTTATCAGAGACACGTAAAGTCATTCTTCAGAGTAAGGTGTGTGGGGCCACGCACTGGGAGATTCCAGGCACCTCTCTTGTGGGGATAGCTCATCAGGCCCAAAGCCAGGAAATACTTGAACCTGCGCAGTGTTCCTTGCTCTGAATGGCATGCTCACAAAGTGCCTTTCTGAGTCTTATGCGGTTCTATATCATTTTTTGTTCTTCAAAGAGGGCAAGTATCCAAGACTTttggcatttatatttttattataaatcaataaattagCACTCTGATCTTATGACCAAATGAAATGTATTGACACTGTTTTGTTTCAGATCCTATGCTGGGCACTGGTTTGCAAGATATTTAAGAAAGAGTTTTCTTCTCAAGGAATTTCCCTTGTGAAGTTAGTTAATGTAATTTGTTCCTGAAAGGTTAAGAGACTCTCTCTATGTGCTCAGAAAACCATAGTTATGAGCCTGCAAAATCCAAGAACAGACTGGCCTGTGGTGAGCCGCTCAAATGAAAGCATCTTATGAGGCCTCATGAAGACCAAACAGCTGATCTCAACTGAAAAGAATCCCCCATCACAATTCTCTTCGTGTGTATACAAAGTTTCAGTCACCACAGAAAGtcactgtcactgagctaagagTCAGACGATCCAGTCTACTCCACTGCTTTAATGATCGTAAATAAGTTAATATgtttgagactcagttttcttaccCATAAAATGAGGTTTCattcttcctgctgctccacacGGGTATCGTGAGGATGGCATGGGCGGGCAGAAGCAGGGAGCCAAACCCTATTCAGcaactactgtgtgccaggcaccgtgttAGGCGATTTCCCCAGGCTGTCTCCCTTAACCCTCACTTTGGGCATTATTGCCTTAAAAGCTGACTTTCTCTAGTCCACATCATGTAGTTGCAGGGGGAGGGATTAATAACCCTATCTGCCTGCCTTCAGGGTCCTTGTCCTCCACCACCTCATCCTACCTCCATCACACCTGAGACAATACCTCTAAAACCATCTTGAAAATTGGAAGCTAGTCCACTGGTATGATCCAAGTCTCTGGTCTAAGAGTGAAAGTGTCCCCTAACTTGCTCTGTTCCTTTGCTCATGGCAGTTTTTCCACGTGGaaggttattttcattttctgtaactAATTCTTACCCATTCCTCAAGGTAATTATCTTTCTCCAGACAACAGTGATCTTCCCTTGCTATAAAATCTGAGATATCTACACTATTTTACTGTATCACACAttaaatatgtagtatttttagGTATTATTTCACATGTATCTTGTTTCTGCAAGTAGACTGAAACTTCTTTTGGGTAAAAGCAAGCTTTGGTTCTCCGCAAAGACTCAAGCACCATGCAGTTACAAACTTAGGTTTTCACATATGTTTTATATTGATATactaaaaatgtattataaaaccAAGACTGAAAGGTGGTTACTAAAATAGGTAATCtcatttatttgcaaaataaatttaaacatttatccCATTTATGTTGTAGGAAAGACACATCTGTCTTTTAGAATCTTTTTCTCAGTTTAAAACctataatataaagaaaataaagagtaagTTATTGTCTGGATATAACAACTGTTACTTTTTGTGTatataatatctttttttatgtGGCTATATTTATAAAgcttgaatttaaaaaaacccttgaATGACAAGGAATTCTTTTTTGTTATATGCTTTTTTACTTACAACCTATAGAGAACAAACTCCAAATTATACACTTTCTCACTGCACCATTTTAATATGAAACTGTACCATCTGTTTATGAATTTCCTTAATGCTTATTAATttgtttcatgtttatttttgtcaGTTCACTGATGGAACTGTCATTCCTACAGGTGATTTTCATGTTTACTTTAAGTGCCACTCGAAAACTTCCTGCTCGGTTACCACTGCTTTCTGACAAGGGGAGGGctccatttccttttctaaagaattaaggcatttcttcctctgtaaactTTACGTCAAgttgaaaaatacagattcttcCCATCCTCATTCTTACACAAAACTCTTCCTTTAGGAGACATCATCACAGCATACATGTATATAACACAAATATTGCAAATGCTGTTTCCCACTTTCCTAATATATCTATCTAAAAATCACTCTAAGGATAAACTATATGTTTCCAGAAACACTGTTCAAAGCTTATAGCTATAGTCATGCACTGCAAtgacaatgtttcagtcaatgacggactgCATTTCCATGATGGTCCCATAAGGTCATCACCAcgtagcctgggtgtgtagtaggctgcaccatccaggtttgtgtaagtgcactctatgaggTTCACACAGCagcaaaatcacctaatgacacatttctcagaatgtatgcTCATTGGTAAGCGACATATGACTATAGCTTGGTTTTTCCTTGACTCAACCAGATTGCAGGTCTGTGTATCTGcatttctgattaattttttaaCAACTCATTCACAGAACAAATATTTGCAGATTACCCCAGGTGTGCCAGGTCCTGCTCTAGGTGCTTGGGATGCACAGCCAAGCAGTCAGAAATCTCTCCTCTCCTGGAATTTGTGCTCTAGCAGGGGCATATAAGGAATAacgatgctgaaagctatgccactggcatttcaaatgccagcagggtcacccatacTGGACAGGTTTCCGTGAGGCTTCCAGACCAGGACAGACTAGGAAGCAGCAGCTGGTCACTcatttccaaaaaattggccctgaaaaccctatgaacagcagcaaaGCATTGCCTGATACAGTGTTGgacggtgagaggatggcacaaaagaccaggcaggattCCACTCTGCTCTGCGCAGGGCTGCGAGGAGTCAGGAATCCACCCGAGGGCACTAACGACGACCAACAGAATTCTACACAGAAAGTACCTTTGAGCCAACTTTGGAAGGTATTGCTTCCTGGACTTCTAGGATCCAGAGAGGTTATCGGGAAGACCAGGGACCTGCAGAACCTAGAACATTCAGCCTTCTGCATCTCTTGGTTACAGTCTATCAATATATTTTTACTGTTatcaatatatttttctgttttctgttttccaaaattgtGTTGCAATTATTTTGCAATGATGTCTCCTTTCGTTTTCCTTGATAGAGTTTACTCATCATCCCCAGTAGAATCTTGGGAAGAAAAGGCAATAAAGAAATGTGTCAACTCACCATCCCTCTCTCTAAAGCCCAGTATTTAACTGCTGTGCTTCTGCTGAATGCTTCAGAAGCTTCtagattttcacttttaaaaatagaccTTCACAGCTCAATAGAcatcataattatttctttaggttAAATCAAAAGTCACATTCTTTGATGATAGGGTTTACAAAATTTCTAACGCGTTCCGTAGCTATTTCCTAGGGTGTTCACTTCCTGTCGCTGCATAACAACTCACCACAATCTCAGCGGCTTCTCTCAGTTTCCAGCGTCAGGAGTCTCAACGCGGTCGTCTGCTCAGGAGCGCACGAGGCGGCCATTCAGGTGTCGTTCAGGTCCGCGTTGCAGTCTGACGCTTGGGATCCTCTTCTGAGCCAACATGATGGCCAGCGGAGTGCGCTTCCTCGAAGCTGTGGAACTCGCGGGGGCGTCCGACGCCAGCGCGCGGGCCGACGGGAGACTGGGCGTCAGACCCCAGCGCGCGGGCCGACGGGACATGGGGCGTCCGACCCCAGCGCGCGAGCAGACGGAGACTGGGCGTCCGACGCCAGCGCGCGGGCAGATGGGACATGGGGCGTCGGACGCCAGCGCGCGGGCAGACGGGACAAGGGGCGTCCGACCCCAGCGCGGGCCGACGGGAGACTGGGCGTCCGACGCCAGCGCGCGGGCAGATGGGAGACTGGGCGTCCGACCCCAGCGCGCCTGCCAACGGGACACGGTGCGTCCGACCCCTCGGATCCCAGCGCGCGGGCAGATGGGAGACGGGCGTCCGACCCCAGCGCGCCGGCCAACGGGACACGGTGCGTCCGACCCCTCGGATCCCAGCGCGCGGGCCGACGGGAGACTGGGCGTCAGACCCCAGCGCGCGAGCAGACGGGAAATGGGCGTCCGACCCCAGCGCGCGGGCCGACGGGACATGGGGCGTCCGACCCCAGCGCGGGCCGACGGGAGACTGGGCGTCCGACGCCAGCGCGCGGGCCGACGGGAGACTGGGCGTCCGACCCCAGCGCGGGCCGAGGCCCCTGCAGACTGACCGGGACCCTCGCCTGCGCCGCGCGGTGATGTAGTCACGAGGGTGACAGGCGTCACGTTCCCAGGTCCTTCCTGCTCTGCAGACTAGGGGACCGTACCGGACATGGACGCCTgcaggaggagaagagggagtgGGTGGCCTTGGGGGTCCCCTCACAATCCGGCCCGCCGCGACGTTACCGTGAGAACAGTCTGTGTATGGCAAACATGTTCCAGCTCAAGACTCATTTTAATTGACTGCATTAAAATTCAAACAAGTATGAGAACTGTTTGCTCACAGCACGCTGATTCTCACTGTTCCCCCGTGGAATCCGTGTGTTGTTGCTCACGGAAGGAACGTTGCCGGACCTCTGCTCACCGTGGCTTTTCAACGACCCTGTTTAATATTCAAATGAATCACCAGCCGTTTTTCCTAAACTGGAGGGAAACACCATCGCGTTGTTCCTggatttttatgaaaaatgtcaCTAGACATTAGTCTTTCTCCAGGCCTTGTGCTGGCCGCGAGCATCGGGGGCACACGAGGAGGTAAACCGCGGTCCTGGGGGCGTCGGCCTGCGAGGAAGTGACGAGGACGTGGAGTGTCCGGGGAGCAAAGAATTCCCGAGACGGCTGTGTGAACGTGAAACCGGTGGAAGCGCTCCCAGAGGAGAAAGGTGATGACCTTCGCCGCGTGAAAAGTAGGTCCCTCAGTTTGTCAGAATGAAAAACGCCGATCAAAACGGTGTATAGAAAGACACGTGGTAAATACAGATACAGATGCACACTCACACTCCACACACAGACGAATAAAAACCCAAAAGCGTCAATGGGAAAATTTCTAAAGGATGTGGatccaaaatttaaagaaaaacacaattggCCAATAAATACTCCAAAAGTGATTCTCTCTAgtaattctctctctctagtGATTCTATCTATctacacagaaagaaaatattttcacttttcaaaatagtgaatttttaaaaatgttatcagTAAGTGCTGGCGATGGTGTGACAAGCTAGCTGCTCCCGGACGTTCTGTGGAAGAATAGATCAGGCAACCTTTTCTGTAAGGAATTTGTTGATATTGAGGAGGATGAAAGAGCTTCATACTTTGATCCTGTAATTCCACATGTgaaaaaactggaaggaactgAAGATTTTAACAATAAAGAAATCTTTCAGTAAATGATATAGTATACTGTCgttaaaaatcatgttttctaACATTTTTGCGATACAGGAAAATACATGGATATGTTAAGTTAAAGAAGATCACGACAAAATTGATCACTTCTAAGTAAACAATGTACGTTGAAAAAACTTGAAGAGAAATACACTAAAAATTTTAGCCATAATGATCTCAAACACGTAACTATGTAGTTTTTACTTTCTTATTGACAGTATTCTCTGttaaaaaattcctaaaacaATAGTCGTAGGCCCATAAGTTGCAAAGTTGCTAAACACAACAGGAAAACTTAGTGTCTTTCAGGTCTACGAAAGAAATCAAGGCCCTACGACTTCAAAAATGTTGCTGGAAAGCAGCAAGTGAGCGCGAAATCCACTTATGTTTGAGGACGTGATGGTTGAAGACAGGGATGAGGGTGGCTCATGGCGACATGGTTGATGAGAAAGCCACCAACAGTGGAGCCCAGGTGGATGAGGATCAAAACCTGGAGAAAACAGCCAGCCAGGACGGCTCGTGTTAGCACAGGCTGATTGATCCTAACAAAAGACAGATCGCATTATCAGAACCATAACACACGTTTTAAATGTCAGTCAAACTCTGATCTTAACAATTGTTCTAGTTTGGAGGGTTGTGGTTTAAAAACAATGTACACAATTATTTATTCTTGaatgttaaaaaatgttaaatgtgaaATAAACTGGCATAGGCAATTTACAGGAGAAAGTCTAAGATTAGTTATatgaacttttattttctcaaaattttgtagaaaaattgtgtcaacaaactttaaaaaatttgtttgaaCTTTGATGATTAATGTTTATATTCAAGGATATGAAGGGTTATGATAAAGCTGTTAACAAATTGTTCTTCCTCTAGATAAAAGATTggataaaagaagaggaaataagctTAAATCACGGtaagagagttttttttttcctttgcttactTTTCTCTTGGGGAGGAGCATGGATAAGGAATTAGTGATTAAATCGTTGCATCCAATTGCTTCGAAGTGTATTGTCTTGCCCCCTTGAAGACCTTCAAAATAGTGCATTCAGCAGACTGACCTGCTTTAGGTTTTCACGTTAAGCCTTAAGCCTCTGCCAAGAAACAGAGGAATGGATGCTGTGACCTGTTCCTTTCCCCTGAAATTCCTATGTTAATAGACTACAGCACATTGTGTAAGACAGAGATTAAATAAACAGCATGCAacattttagttttgaaaaagaGTTAATAAATACGGCATTAGAAGGAAGCCAGTTATGTATTGCACTGTTTGCCTTTAATTCCATACCACTTGTCTGCACAGTCA is part of the Equus caballus isolate H_3958 breed thoroughbred chromosome 31, TB-T2T, whole genome shotgun sequence genome and harbors:
- the LOC111771387 gene encoding uncharacterized protein, which translates into the protein MSRRPARWGRTPISRLLARWGLTPSLPSARALGSEGSDAPCPVGRRAGVGRPSPICPRAGIRGVGRTVSRWQARWGRTPSLPSARALASDAQSPVGPRWGRTPLVPSARALASDAPCPICPRAGVGRPVSVCSRAGVGRPMSRRPARWGLTPSLPSARALASDAPASSTASRKRTPLAIMLAQKRIPSVRLQRGPERHLNGRLVRS